One Ignavibacterium sp. DNA segment encodes these proteins:
- a CDS encoding PQQ-binding-like beta-propeller repeat protein, with product MIKKIMIILLLTALNYAQQQTDIPWPTLANTDWPMIKHDPQFTGRSPYKGPQTPTVIWTKDLEDGIFSGPVIGDEGYLYFGTYYDYPIIQAFSDYFYCYDSAGNYVWEYNLGRNRPPQSGILIDSSNTIYFGSLDKYLYALNPDGTLKWEFETSAPIVELAIPNIDLQGNVYITNGLGRLYSIKHNGTLNWDTTYENGFFQKSPVFSPDGNTIYIAGRDSNLFALNLDGSLKWKFSCGNIIKAPLVDTYGNIFFSTLSGDYYFYSIFSSGQLRWKKNDIYFTTRTVPTIDKEGNIYTMAIDTACCPYYPALASFTNTGEFRWKYLLDDEESDDFWQPLICDSEGTVYVGSTFGYNYYAISSDGTLKWQLPLEFNSQQVDNTGAISKDGTLYLGVHNISLVTNQTRTLIAIKDTGAVSVYENNIIIKDYSLSQNYPNPFNPTTTISYQIKKGGLVQLKVYDVLGKEVATLVKEEQTQGNHSVKFNGSNLPSGMYVYSLRVNGIIENKKMILLR from the coding sequence ATGATAAAAAAAATAATGATTATACTTTTATTAACAGCATTAAATTATGCTCAACAACAAACTGATATACCCTGGCCAACACTTGCAAATACCGATTGGCCGATGATAAAACACGACCCACAGTTTACAGGCAGATCACCATACAAAGGACCACAAACACCAACCGTTATTTGGACAAAAGATCTGGAAGATGGTATTTTTTCAGGTCCTGTAATTGGGGATGAAGGATATTTATATTTTGGTACTTACTATGACTACCCCATAATTCAAGCATTTTCAGATTATTTCTATTGTTACGACTCTGCTGGAAATTATGTTTGGGAATATAATCTTGGTAGAAATCGTCCACCTCAATCAGGAATTTTAATAGATTCAAGCAATACAATATACTTTGGTTCTCTTGACAAATATTTATATGCACTAAATCCGGACGGAACACTTAAATGGGAGTTTGAAACATCTGCACCTATAGTTGAATTAGCGATTCCAAATATTGATTTACAAGGCAACGTTTATATAACAAATGGATTAGGGCGATTGTATTCTATAAAACATAATGGCACTTTAAACTGGGATACAACTTATGAAAATGGTTTTTTTCAAAAATCACCTGTGTTCTCACCTGATGGGAATACTATATATATAGCAGGAAGAGATTCAAACCTATTCGCATTAAATCTTGATGGAAGCTTAAAATGGAAATTTAGCTGCGGAAATATTATAAAGGCACCTTTAGTTGATACGTATGGGAACATTTTCTTCTCAACTCTCTCTGGGGATTATTATTTTTATTCAATCTTTTCAAGTGGTCAATTAAGATGGAAAAAAAATGATATTTATTTTACTACTAGAACTGTTCCTACGATAGACAAAGAAGGAAATATTTATACTATGGCAATTGATACTGCTTGCTGTCCTTATTATCCAGCATTAGCATCATTCACTAATACTGGTGAATTCAGGTGGAAATATCTTTTGGATGATGAAGAAAGTGATGATTTCTGGCAACCACTCATTTGTGATTCAGAAGGAACTGTCTATGTCGGTTCTACATTTGGATATAATTATTATGCTATCTCAAGTGATGGAACACTTAAATGGCAGTTGCCTTTGGAATTCAATAGCCAACAAGTTGATAACACTGGAGCAATAAGTAAGGATGGTACACTTTATCTTGGTGTCCATAATATCTCTCTAGTTACAAATCAAACTAGGACATTAATAGCTATTAAAGATACGGGGGCTGTATCAGTTTATGAAAATAATATTATAATTAAAGACTACTCACTTTCACAAAATTATCCTAATCCATTTAACCCGACTACAACAATATCATATCAAATAAAGAAGGGAGGATTAGTTCAACTTAAAGTTTATGACGTATTGGGAAAAGAAGTTGCAACATTAGTGAAAGAAGAACAAACACAAGGTAATCACTCAGTTAAATTTAATGGCAGTAATTTACCAAGCGGAATGTATGTATATTCTTTAAGAGTAAATGGAATCATTGAAAATAAAAAGATGATTTTGCTGAGATGA